The genomic region aaatgattcttaaatatatttagttttgaaaaacaaaattatcatatttatttgatttagtttcaaacgtacaaaaacgttttcagtttaaaaagaactttattattaaaacgtatataacttttataaatatctagaaccacttttgacaactcattacttaaccagtatgataaagataacgatatttatattttattttattaaatatatataacgatttaaattaatattatatatatttatacgcgtattatacgtacatagttttatactttcactatacttaaaatttacctttactttatttttactttactttaactttaataattcactttaataatttactttaataatttatactttaataattcattctttaataattcatactttaataattcactttaataattcatactttaataattcactttaataattcatactttaataattcactttaataattcactttaataattcatactttaataattcactttaataattcaaaaatcaattataaatagaattcaatagatttcattatttcatagaaacttgaaaaatattttctctaaactctctcaatcgatttacatatatatatttacttcgtattatttcaagatattattagtatacataaaatattacgacagagtgctgtccgagtgatttcgaaattgtttttcgagcgggatagagctaaggaaattatgggttatagcgatggaggttatggatatggttcgggagtattgctcgtgagtcaaactagtatttatcatccccgttgcgtctacatacttttcctgcaatattgaatctcaatattgatacgtgagccctcataacttaacttttatatattattagtgtgtccttgactagtgctcgagtatataggattatgcatgcttatacgttctttattgtcgttagataggttatgtcgaatcttgaattaaatacatatgctattaagataaggtatatgatatgcatgtcgttggaaagctagcgaaaaattgagaacttttcatttagatatcgaatggtttggatgaacggtttagaagttatagtcaattgaatttttgtaaaaatgataacagCCCACAAAGACACTTGGTCGATTGACTCACATAGTCGGCcgactgtgtccacacactcggtcgagtgtcttctcACTCGGTCGACTGACTAAGTTAAATCATCAGGTCAGAattcagacacactcggtcgagtgagtCACTCAACTGGTCGATCGTCAGAGTCACTCGGTCGATTGTCAAAGACAGTCAGCCAAGTGTGTTCTTCAACAACTGATGCTGCAAAAGCTACGGGTTTCATCCCCAATTCACCAAATCTTGATTTTGAACTCGTTTTTGACCCTGAAAACGGTTACATCTTTTGTACAAAATCTTTTGGGACTTAAACCCACAAATATtacactcaaacaacatcaaaatcaaccaatttgGCACCAAAAACCCACTTTGACAAAAACCTAGCTTTAAAACCCATGTTGACACAGATTCAAGCACGAATTTGAACGATTATTACTTTGTTAGAACTCTAGAAATCACAAGACACTGATTTCCAACTAAATTAAAGATCAACCACAAGATTTGGTGGAATCTAGGGTTAGAGATTTAAGATGAAGTGAGTACGGGTGTTTGGTGAGAAAATTCTAGAGAGatggagaaaatgagagaaaaagggCAGCAAtatacacttatttggggttaaaaccccataccccacaacacatgggtatttatcaataatctgatatctttcgtacttaatttaatagccctaacggagtccaaattaataaacgaacatgttctgtgacccttgtcacaaactggtcttaactaaataataaaataactctaaacatataattaaaataaaggcataaataatcaCACAGTTATGCCTAAGGGTAAAAaagtcatcttacatctaagccctgtctgaggatgttacaaatccaccccccatatgaagattccgtcctcggaatctggtcaaggtcaaacatacatggataacgagccttcatcagctcttcggtctcctacgtaaggttcgatcctaaactatgaTTCCACTCGACAAGCACCATTTGGATCTCCTTCTTTCTTAACTTTGTCACCTTTCTATCGACAATTCTCActggttcttcaactaacttttgattcaATTCTACCCTCAAATCACTCAATGGGACCAGTTGCGTCTCATCATCGaccttacacttcctaaggtaacacaCGTTAAATGTGTTATGTATTCCTTCTTACTCTGCCGAAAGTTCTAACACAACCCTCTGATCATTAACTTTCTGAATAATCTTGaaaggcccaatgtatctcggagctAGCTTACCCCGCTTACCAAACCTAATAACTCCTTTCCACGacgaaactttcaagtaaacacgatcttcCACCTCAAAGTTTAtcggacgtctacgtggatcaacatacattttctgtctgtcaCGTGCCGCTTTCAACTTTTCACGTACTATCGCTACCTTGTCAGCTGTTATCTGAACTAATtatggacctgcaaactgtttttcACCGGCTTCTAACTAACAAGTCGGCGTTCTGCATTTGCGACCAAACAACATTTCATAAGgcggcataccaatactcgaatgataagtaTTGTTGTAAGCGAACTCGATCAAAGGTAGATGTATATCCCGCGAACCaccatactgtgacgacccgggaatttccaactaaatttaaacttaatctttatttgatttcgacacgataagcaaagtctgtaatgttgagtctcgaaaattttggaaactatgttcatgtattcaaatacccttcgactgttctcgacgattcacgaacaagtgtatgaaaataaatatgtaaataaatttatatatgtaataaaaacataattatgtatattaatttgaatgaatataatatcaattaatcatttaaattaaatatgtagagtaatatacgaAATAAATaataagttattaaaataaatatatacgaaTTCTGTACAAAATTAAtactatatgtatgttgtaatatatataatatatataaatattaaatacgcAAATATGTCATTATATAATATAAGCATTACATAATTAAGTAATAtgtaatatcattatattaaatctaattacaagttaaaatataattattatattactttcattattaatattgatttaaGTATCAACagtattattaaatttatatatatatatatatatatatatatatatatatatatatatatatatatatatatatatatatatatatatatatatatatatatatgagatttgataaacATAATATGTCATatcagtctcattattattactaatattaaatattaacattaatattattatttgtattattaatatcattataatatataatatataaatataaaatttaaacatgtaaattgatattacttgtattattattaagtattatcattaagaatcattaatattattatatattattattactattataaaaaaaacaatttattaatattatcattaataatatcattataaatattattataaccaaTTGTAGCATTATTCGaaatgctattattattaaaataattattatgttattattattaattaatattatcagtattattattatttgtataattattattgttaatatatttaaaattattaattattaataataattataattatatatatataaattataaacatCAGATTCAATTATATGGATCTGTTTCACGTCCACATCCAATTTTTTTGTTTCTTCTTACGTGACTCTTTCTTCTGCACATGAATTGTACCATATTCAATTTATGTCGAATTCAGATCAGCTATCAAACAATTTTTGTTAACTATCCTagtctgcttttatttttttttattttctctccTGTTCTGTTATTTGTCTGAAGGTATATGTCGACAGCCATAAATTCCCTATAAACCAATCAGTTTCAGATGTTATGAATCCTTCCATATCCACTAACGATTGCAAATTCTTTTAGCTTTTATTTgattgaatttaatatatatatatatatatatatatatatatatatatatatataggaaaaatAGACCCGTTATTTTCTGTTCTTGGTTCCATTTTCAAACCGCTCGAATTAGCTttgtttttcaaaatctattaatgaggTTCTGTTAGGAATCATGTAGTGAATCTGGTTGCAAAGTTTCAACTCCAAATCGTTATATCGAtcctgaattttggagtcaaagatcgAAATTTAAAAGTCGAAAATTTTGTTCTTCTTGAAATTCATTTTCGTTTTGATAAATTCTGTTTTAATTGGTAATTCAGAAAGTTTCCAGGAGGGATTTAGAATCTATTTTGTGTTGAAAAGATTTTCCAAAACGTTTTAGAAATCACAATCAAGTTTGTGGTTCTTGTTGGGTTCGTGAACTGATATAGCAgttctttttttttttagttttttttttatttttttgatcatTTGAATTAACCAATGTATTCAACTTAGATTAGTTATAAATCAATTTCATgtcaaaaaaaaattcgaattgatAAGCTTTTGGGTTTTGGGTTCTGTCGATTGAATCAAAGAAGAAGAAAGGATAAGGGAAAACAGAAAGGAcagtttaattgaaattaaaatgggCTAAATTAAGATAAAATGAATTGGAGGAGTGGTTGTGGGTGTTAGCGGGTATTCGAGGGGTTACGGGTTCGAGCCTCGtggtgggcaattctttttagaaaagcttccaaaaagggtatacacatttatactttcatttttattattattattattgattattattattattaagttaattattattatcattactaaccttAGTAACAtgattattactatgattaatattattatcattattgctatcactaagtattattagtattattattactatcaaaatgcaaattattattatcattgaaattAGTATGAGtatcaattataattattagtattattattattattgctataagtattattaatatgttgattaTTGTTAAATTTTATCATTTATGAAATATAGCTAttcttactaatatatgtattaatattattatgattagggttattattattattatggaaataatacaagttatcatttttcccatttatattagtactagtatcacttttgtaactattagtattattattattattattattattattattattattattattattattattattattattattattattattattattattattattattattattaaatgtaccattgttaacaatatctttattaatattatcattttttttaacaaagttattattattattattattagtaaatcattaataccaaaaactacctttttaaacagataaatattttatacataaaatatacttattacctatactaaaattatattaaaatctcacataactatatatatcaaacctattaatattagttacataaatacatacaaataacaaaactatcaaattttaaatataacatttaaacaattaTGTTTATAagcatggatatattaatataactatatgaataataaccattttaaatatatatacacaaatttaatatacaaaataaagatataataaataaatttgttcagttacgattatgtgtattaataaatatacaaatgatataggttcatgaatccgatgccaaccctgcattgttcagtatcgtcgtatgaatatttttactacaaaatattgtagagtgagtttcattactccctttttaaatgcttttgcaatatatatttttgggactgagaatacatgcgctgcttttataaatgttttacgaaatagacacaagtaatcgaaactacattatatggttgaatgttcgaagccgaatatgcccctttttacttggtaacctaagaattagtaaaccagtatactaattgacgcgaatcctaaagattgatctattgggtctaatgaaccccatccaaagtaccggatgctttagtacttcgatgttgtttttatcatgtctgaaggatttcccggaatgataggggatattctatatgcatcttgttaatgtcggttaccaggtgttcaatccatatgaatgatttttgtctctatgcatgtgacatatatttatgagaaatgaaaatcttgtggtctattaaaatgatgaaaatgaatgattatgataaactaatgaactcaccaaccttttggttgacactttaaatcatgtttattttcaggtacgaaagaaatcttccgctgtgcaattgctcattttaaagatattacttggggtcattcatgacatatttcaaaagacgttgcattcgagtcgttgagttcatcaagattattgttaagtcaattttagttggatatattaggaaatggtatgcatgccgtcaactttcgaagtaatgaaagtttgtcttttaaaaacgaatgcaatgtttgtaaaatgtatcatatagaggtcaagtacctcgcgatgtaaccaaatgtaatgtattcgtccggatggattaggacgggtcatgaaagttggcatcagagctggtataacgccgtccatgtgtggtgggttagtcgtaaaggaggttctcacagtgttacctgtgacgaagcattggctcttactccttgcgatcccttacgagggttggcagtagccgagaggcaggccctaaaatcagtatctgaggtacattcagtggtcaccaggcggttagctgagaaggcactgggtgggacggtggttgtccccaactatatgaaagttggtatcagagcggtggtcttagcgaaccaggtcttgcattagtgtgtctaactgatagttgtttagatacattagtgggtctggacttatcccgtgtctgcatgtcaaaagttttgcttatcatttagtgtcgaaaattatttgcttatcatccttaaagtctagacatgtcttactgcctctatcgcatagacagtgtatagataaattcatatcttagcgtatctgttattgttaccttttcctgacagcttccgtagattcctccgtaacttatgggattttagtattatatatgcatatgtaaattatgtattgcaggatactaatctacatcctataatctatttcttatcgaaaatccttcatctgattgtacaagatgaatccctcaaccagttcgaattcatcggattccgacagctattccgatatggagtttcatctaagctccgaaagcagtgtcaccagaatgaatcaaccaatcatccatccccaattcatctgatgggttcgtagttgacttaatcaatggaaacgcgcagaaggcgatcccttctactaaccgaattcacctcttgatgaagaacctgaagcacttaccggtgaacctgttcgtaacaccattttcaccctcatttcccgaatatctcatcatgactatatcataactcaaatcctaaaccttattcattcacccgttcttaccgacaatcatcccggagtaataagtcaacgaactacgtgcccaaattgtagccttgaaaaatatggtgcaaaacgtaccagcttcagcaacatcaacggcaccaacagtaccaccaacatcaataccagtaccatcaacaacatacGCTTCAACAtcacattctgtacctcgagtataatcatcgttctacatgacgttctacatcatttatcttcgttcgacatggcgattatgtaatctttaatgttttagagattatatattcttattctaacggtaaaccaaatgagattaatatcatattaactcattaaatctatattacatctgaagaaaatatatatatgaaagtatattttcataaagattgtaattaaaaattcttttgtacaaactgttaatggtgaaaatattttaacgggtaggtaatacccgaggaatatttagatttcacattaataagttacactgtacattattcgaatctgattcaacaatcatttactatcctacttacatccacagatatacgtatccgttcaccgcagaataaccattttcatacaatttcatatttggattttgacctatcagaattcaaaaagtggcataatgaagaaaatatttgacaaaataaaatttgttagaaacaaacaaattaactatgagaaattttgttaagaatccacgctaactgttcctagctaattgctcctagctaactgattacattttatttatcacaatttaattatcgcaatttacattctcgcaattttatttatcgtcatttaatttctattatttactttacgcactttatttatcgtcatttaatttctgttatttatttttacgcactttacatatcgggacacgtatacaaggttttgacatatcatattgacgcatctataaatattatttggaataaccatagacactctatatgctgtaatgatcgagttcgctatacagggttgaggttgattctataataatatatataatttgagttgtgatcgagtctgagacatgtacacgggtcacgatacatattaattaattcaaatattataaattaaactatatatgaattattggactgttaactgtggactatcgactgtgaactaataacattggacaattaaaatgaattaaaatattgattataacatatgaaattaaacaattcttcaagtttgccacttgatttcatcttaaacctcatttgtatcatgatgattacaatctgtgttcaaacctttcatgattcttgaaaaacacctcaaacgagaggataaaccaaccgcacttcatctacagaaagaaagatttatgcatatggttatgcacctgaaaaacactcggaacctgagtaaacgtttaacacgtatctgtgctagctcttttggcgttgttattaccgaaaataactttacaatccctctccaaattagccaattttgtcacagctccagcaaatgaacttcatttttcattcgaataaaccttattataaagattaaccCTTCATCATCCTTatcggagaatcgtttatattccaccacattagcagtaaacttatcaacaactgtgTTGATCattgattttcagaaaaatcattatattcgttacaatcctatcatatactcatccacatcttataacgagaattaccacatcaattatcgaggattagcaatcagtatttagaatctcgcggcgtttctacatcaacagttatatgtatacacataaccttaatctcttagaattatgatactcaagtctgaaattctgaaaagcactcagtctacgaatcaatactctgaatgttgaaaaagctgaatgaagcagtaaaacCTGAAAACGGCCTTAATAGTCGAAAGTTTGGTGATACAGAATagtatgttgacaaagctcagaaaagttgaaactagaaaacgaattgagcaaactatgaaggaggctgtggacaaatcacaaggactaaacctgccttcaaagaatccaaatgatttagtatctgctaaagtcattaatgaataccgtGCTCCtgacatccatcgatattagaaattccaaaatatcatcgtatctttcattataaatatcctagatatttatgaatatattttcataactaatcttatctgaaatcatttatctctttgcgctatcagtattacatcatataagaaactattagtttctatattctgtaaactttcaagtttaaactatgaatgtttttgaagtagtgttgggaactgatgcaggagttagtataatataatgacacttgatcaacgtgattatattacagtaagtcatgctgagtttctaatggaatgtgatgattcacagactataacgtcattatgtgccatttacacgactcttatattctacctaatctccaaacatatcgagaacatatcttcctaatagttctaacttttccggatattctggtaatttgacaaatcaaatcgtactaataCGTTCCTCTCTACTTAGAATATTAtagtcattcgaaactctatacctacgaattctggatcgttactcgctttactagaggtcgggaggataataaaaaggcaaagagctccaaaatataagagaaaatataaagcccaataacaacacataagttataaaccgtagatattaatacgaatagcaatataaagacacggtataattaagaatagtatcaccccaaggcaatagtagaagtaaacagattttttctagtggaatattgaaaagaaggatggcaggaatgataattaggaaaatatcaaggattagaactggattaaacatttccatcatcttttggatgtatgaactaagaaagaaagtataggaatgctgagaataatggaacggaagagtttaatttataatggaaatatcagacagagtaatcgaggcagatcaccgtatttaattataaagatcttaatttccttattagccgaagaatcaaatcttttagatttagaagattttctttaatcccttgaattccgaaaatccaccgtggctacgtcaaaagttaaatctctatctcaatctgttatgacagcttcactcgagtactcgaatcgttttatctatattaatcaataatgataaaactc from Rutidosis leptorrhynchoides isolate AG116_Rl617_1_P2 chromosome 9, CSIRO_AGI_Rlap_v1, whole genome shotgun sequence harbors:
- the LOC139869124 gene encoding uncharacterized protein, with protein sequence MYVDPRRRPINFEVEDRVYLKVSSWKGVIRFGKRGKLAPRYIGPFKIIQKVNDQRVVLELSAEKCKVDDETQLVPLSDLRVELNQKLVEEPVRIVDRKVTKLRKKEIQMVLVEWNHSLGSNLT